A part of Ptychodera flava strain L36383 chromosome 11, AS_Pfla_20210202, whole genome shotgun sequence genomic DNA contains:
- the LOC139143812 gene encoding uncharacterized protein isoform X7 encodes MDFDLVCSCVVATYLALMGLLWCLSFFKDLRAECIKLQNRVFDLEQQNKLLNMMFERERQRQSTRELSMQTYPTKHSRGKGVSGETPNQTTNEDSSISVVTTPTTSNTATQALYRSQGAPGSAQSSPSIQKRNNKPTNKSGGARPLIRKEGGNSPDYAGLSSESLHSTHSNQANYAYPSVPTMQLGWSPTSKHKAFANGDLYHSQSEFSSQRHVHSLDRYTTGFHGGYMKETSAMIDMFAHYGRPDRLYPQFNGVQQELAEERMYQASAQKNCYQGGNGKIPAYDEIGMSSEMPPKLRETFRQFHVESLQTEHMIGMQPLAYHQFAKTEKPNEFTNNRRDANPTKPVFDPVASRNGLIVTDKYHLPYKHAPYETAQSVMKELNDATANVKSFDSLVASDVKHSKRSGDRGTLETMPRLETSSPQGSLDSGGTDESEGAAPGKGLLDSSFSLNSLESSDDDDGGGQEMYQIPTLSGERNEIFRTTGETNYDRSPSQARIASQIDASKGTEIKEINTSLTSLGKIVNDLGGVKGESAELARANDGMNNNSNLNKLSTYTSPWRKDPRAALNISLDVPTNESSGQSAFVQYTSVTRNHHTSYKPETSKLNSVVADEDKSVSSCSDNLNCPSIVQVPAEASSSQHQIPDNSIPEKITSAIQSGITSSSPKQPEDHAAKEKEPSGVENGSSVRDKELGKEHSQSVIDGEQKAKTEKKVFKRQSPVEDSSFPQPVRLLEEESDDSLYHSSINKELVELMKRRTSEERSSEGKGQNVMQPNCKTTTSGNCVKIVDGIRTTDGVQNMQKCSPQVPVKYTNGSPALWYANTKPELIKQSSLNETYREGREDGLCEEERQHLYRRLSAENRVPSFISPEKLNAMKQENASVSSVSSSPVMNPDDRPIRPYYAAQELEKKCAGSGELSAKGKAVEVAKCGATSHCKGKAVAVENSCGHSEKCSSEKVKSKDQNCCVDGAGCPSPIVPGQSKSRIESSVGKPAGMPHTSVVEVSWTRPREGAAHIAWASGRAQSESSLFNKPSQKSTFQKTNTNVQGTQIGESKFASSSASVREVEILTAQSKDLTLLNLSPRFVLKSAPLRRSPCQILNNGIMEDESEAPEESKHPKSSASALLNAEKSKTSGSVESLNSLNSVDSVGSAAASLKSSISRKSATPLSEFLSDSEEEEDRPLVNFVDVLQSWTQSSTLPDADHTKTEKETIQNVPSGLKADNDSQCDPGNHANKRPDGEESNFEDLLKEKQLLQCPVPKMASSPEPRNGQAGKEHIVGDATKMPDLSPVVDAASADKNGKALFAQEDSSADPSEMKDLGTEKFSQNDPKVVKENFNATSAKIEEIRKTNVPDGERTTMDDCAVLTRPTTLFIPAAAKATTLRPYDYKMILKDEKDRQQNHVQLYRRPVPNFGPPGVYHQRTSNSAIAWQHRPAALQITSTGGHRQQISAPINAHGGRPQKQLKKNEPRPVCLRSVYSENQNSRHQMGAVSTSHFAMKNDDVPFIDDSSSGQDSDTVKTPEDFTRMETIPKHCSDGRQRVNANTKAESSHSVDKCKRNGVTADSVQNANGDVSRHPPRTDRPTQGTRAVDNVIHVQRVEIYPSRPSKRTDTPGDRHHGRTTDMISSRQSDQLAHRGSDRDSPRWTHTSSDRHPQRKPDIISDKHLQNTVATTDRHSQTNCSDRHPHNTTSVDTNTKRIQSLDRHTPKTENKVGVHIKTVESTNERHPHRTHPAAKQCVSPKSKTDSDVAAPSPNGVLSHSEKKQEFYNPIVAQKTDLCQGPNQEHCQTPYEPSLVDIRIESKASQAPIISADLMEDFEGSDLYDSDDIESAGEDSAQLDAHERANLLDSFFESDSDDSCGDSDDTDHSHPGEDAFLRLLGERGNRRQVLRYSESNRVSILDFKIQELYTRYDDKEREAMACFDFLEELVDELDVDTIESNDNPVMDTNQNSQTDIIPGGGVKLESDTDDEGMQRERHSEGSSSPERLSLSDSLYDSYSSSGHSLSSIH; translated from the exons GCATTGTATCGATCCCAAGGTGCTCCAGGAAGTGCTCAGTCCTCGCCCAGCATCCAGAAGAGAAAcaacaaaccaacaaacaagTCAGGTGGTGCCAGGCCTTTAATCAGGAAGGAGGGTGGTAACAGCCCTGACTATGCTGGTCTCAGCTCTGAATCTCTGCATAGTACTCATTCTAATCAAGCAAATTAT GCATATCCGTCTGTTCCAACAATGCAACTTGGGTGGTCACCTACAAGTAAGCACAAAGCATTTGCCAATGGAGATCTCTACCACAGCCAATCAGAATTCTCTTCACAAAGACATGTACATTCGTTGGACAGATACACAACTGGTTTCCATGGTGGCTACATGAAGGAGACCTCGGCCATGATTGACATGTTTGCTCATTACGGGAGGCCAGACAGGCTTTACCCACAATTCAATGGGGTGCAACAGGAATTAGCCGAGGAGAGGATGTACCAAGCAAGTGCTCAGAAAAACTGCTACCAGGGCGGGAATGGCAAAATCCCCGCGTATGATGAAATTGGAATGAGTTCGGAAATGCCACCAAAGCTGAGGGAAACCTTCCGGCAGTTCCACGTGGAAAGTCTGCAAACGGAACACATGATCGGCATGCAACCTTTGGCATATCATCAATTCGCAAAGACGGAAAAACCAAATGAATTTACCAACAACAGGAGAGATGCCAATCCCACCAAACCAGTTTTTGATCCCGTGGCTTCCAGAAATGGACTGATTGTCACCGATAAGTACCACCTCCCGTACAAGCACGCCCCTTATGAGACTGCGCAGAGCGTTATGAAAGAGCTCAACGATGCCACCGCCAACGTAAAAAGCTTCGACAGTCTTGTTGCATCGGATGTCAAGCATTCCAAGAGGAGCGGTGACAGGGGCACTCTGGAAACCATGCCAAGGCTGGAGACAAGCTCACCGCAGGGAAGTTTAGATTCCGGAGGGACAGACGAATCTGAAGGGGCAGCACCGGGAAAGGGCCTCCTGGACAGCTCCTTTAGTTTGAACAGTTTGGAAAGCAGCGACGATGACGACGGAGGGGGCCAGGAAATGTACCAGATTCCGACCCTCTCAGGTGAAAGGAACGAGATTTTTAGAACCACGGGTGAAACTAACTATGACAGAAGTCCTAGCCAGGCTAGAATAGCGAGTCAGATTGATGCCAGTAAGGGCACAGAGATTAAGGAAATCAACACTTCTCTTACATCGTTAGGGAAAATAGTCAACGACCTTGGAGGGGTCAAAGGTGAAAGTGCAGAGCTGGCACGAGCAAATGATGGTATGAACAATAACAGTAACTTAAACAAACTTAGTACTTACACGTCACCGTGGAGGAAGGATCCGAGAGCTGCTTTGAATATAAGTCTCGATGTTCCAACGAATGAAAGCAGCGGTCAAAGTGCCTTCGTTCAGTATACCTCAGTCACCAGGAACCACCACACAAGTTACAAACCGGAAACGTCAAAGTTGAACTCTGTTGTCGCTGACGAAGACAAATCGGTGTCCAGTTGCTCTGACAACTTGAATTGCCCATCCATCGTTCAGGTGCCAGCTGAGGCAAGCAGCAGCCAACATCAGATTCCAGACAATTCCATTCCAGAAAAGATAACCTCGGCGATCCAATCTGGCATTACTAGTAGCTCGCCGAAACAGCCGGAAGACCATGCTGCTAAAGAAAAGGAGCCCTCTGGTGTTGAGAATGGGTCAAGTGTCAGGGACAAAGAATTGGGAAAAGAGCACAGCCAAAGTGTGATAGATGGAGAACAGAAAGCAAAAACTGAAAAGAAAGTTTTCAAGAGGCAAAGTCCTGTTGAGGATTCCTCATTTCCACAGCCAGTGAGGCTTCTGGAAGAAGAAAGCGACGACTCACTGTATCACAGCAGCATTAATAAGGAACTTGTGGAACTGATGAAAAGGAGGACAAGTGAAGAGAGAAGTtcagagggcaaaggtcaaaaTGTTATGCAGCCGAACTGCAAAACTACTACCTCAGGGAATTGTGTGAAAATAGTTGACGGGATTCGAACGACAGATGGTGTGCAAAACATGCAAAAGTGTTCCCCTCAAGTGCCTGTAAAATACACAAATGGATCACCTGCCCTTTGGTACGCCAACACAAAACCAGAACTAATCAAACAGTCGTCACTCAATGAAACATACAGGGAAGGGCGGGAGGACGGACTGTGCGAAGAAGAGAGGCAGCATCTGTATCGGAGGCTGTCGGCCGAGAACAGAGTGCCGTCTTTCATATCGCCAGAGAAGCTGAACGCGATGAAGCAGGAAAATGCGTCAGTCAGTTCTGTGAGCAGCAGCCCAGTCATGAACCCAGATGACAGGCCGATCAGGCCTTACTATGCTGCACAGGAACTGGAGAAAAAATGTGCAGGGAGTGGAGAGCTCAGTGCAAAAGGCAAGGCGGTAGAAGTCGCCAAGTGTGGCGCTACTTCGCATTGCAAAGGAAAGGCTGTAGCTGTGGAAAATTCGTGTGGACATTCTGAGAAGTGCAGCAGTGAAAAAGTGAAGTCAAAAGACCAGAACTGTTGCGTAGATGGAGCAGGTTGTCCCTCCCCTATCGTTCCCGGACAGAGCAAGTCCAGGATTGAATCAAGTGTGGGAAAGCCTGCTGGTATGCCTCACACCTCCGTTGTAGAAGTTTCATGGACAAGGCCACGTGAGGGCGCCGCTCACATTGCCTGGGCATCAGGCAGGGCACAGTCAGAGTCGTCTCTCTTTAACAAACCTTCACAGAAATCAACATTCCAGAAGACAAATACCAATGTGCAAGGGACTCAGATAGGGGAATCCAAGTTTGCCTCGAGCAGCGCGTCAGTCAGGGAAGTGGAAATCCTGACTGCCCAATCCAAGGACTTGACTTTGCTCAATCTGTCACCgagatttgttttgaaaagtgcCCCTCTCAGGCGAAGTCCGTGCCAGATTCTGAATAATGGGATCATGGAAGATGAATCTGAGGCACCAGAGGAGAGTAAACATCCAAA ATCATCAGCATCGGCCTTGTTGAACGCAGAGAAGTCCAAAACGAGCGGGTCGGTGGAGTCACTGAACTCCTTGAATTCTGTGGACTCCGTAGGGTCTGCTGCAGCTAGTCTGAAGAGCAGTATCAGTAGAAAGTCAGCAACTCCCTTG AGTGAATTCTTGTCGGACTCTGAGGAGGAGGAAGATAGACCACTGGTGAATTTTGTTGACGTGTTACAGTCCTGGACGCAGTCGTCAACATTACCAGATGCTGATCATACCAAAACAGAGAAAGAAACCATTCAAAAT GTGCCAAGTGGACTGAAGGCCGATAACGACAGTCAGTGTGACCCTGGTAACCATGCCAACAAGAGACCCGATGGAGAAGAGAGTAACTTCGAAGACCTGCTAAAGGAAAAGCAACTGCTCCAATGCCCTGTTCCGAAGATGgcatcttctccagaaccaaggAACGGCCAGGCTGGCAAAGAACATATCGTGGGTGACGCTACCAAAATGCCGGACCTCAGTCCAGTTGTGGACGCTGCTTCTGCAGATAAGAACGGGAAAGCGTTGTTTGCTCAGGAGGATAGCAGCGCGGATCCGAGCGAAATGAAGGACCTGGGCACGGAAAAGTTTTCCCAGAACGATCCCAAAGTTGTAAAGGAAAACTTCAATGCGACAAGTGCCAAAATCGAGGAAATCCGCAAGACGAACGTGCCAGATGGTGAGCGGACAACCATGGATGATTGTGCAGTTTTGACGCGACCAACGACTTTATTCATTCCAGCAGCAGCTAAGGCAACGACTTTGCGGCCATATGATTATAAAATGATACTAAAAGATGAAAAAGACCGCCAACAGAATCATGTGCAGCTGTACCGGCGTCCAGTGCCTAACTTTGGTCCTCCTGGAGTTTATCACCAGCGAACCAGCAACAGCGCCATCGCTTGGCAGCATAGGCCAGCTGCCTTGCAGATAACTTCCACTGGAGGACATAGGCAACAAATATCAGCACCGATAAATGCGCATGGCGGGAGACCGCAGAAACAATTGAAGAAAAATGAACCGAGGCCAGTATGCCTCAGGAGTGTGTacagtgaaaatcaaaattcgCGACACCAGATGGGTGCGGTGTCGACGAGTCACTTTGCGATGAAAAATGACGATGTGCCGTTCATTGACGACAGCAGCAGCGGTCAGGACAGCGACACTGTGAAAACTCCCGAGGATTTTACCAGGATGGAGACAATCCCAAAACACTGCAGTGATGGGAGACAGAGAGTAAATGCCAACACCAAAGCAGAGTCAAGTCACTCTGTGGACAAATGCAAGAGAAACGGAGTTACAGCGGACAGTGTGCAAAATGCAAACGGTGATGTTTCTAGACATCCACCTCGGACAGACAGACCAACGCAAGGGACAAGGGCTGTTGATAATGTAATACATGTTCAGCGGGTTGAAATCTACCCAAGCAGGCCCAGCAAAAGGACAGATACCCCTGGTGACAGACACCATGGCAGAACTACCGATATGATCAGTAGCAGGCAAAGTGATCAGCTTGCACATAGGGGCAGTGACAGAGACTCTCCGAGGTGGACGCATACAAGCAGTGACAGACATCCACAGAGAAAGCCAGATATCATCAGCGACAAACACCTTCAAAATACAGTGGCCACAACTGACAGACACTCTCAAACAAACTGTAGTGACAGACACCCTCATAATACCACCTCAGTCgatacaaacacaaaaagaaTTCAGAGTTTGGACAGACATACCCCaaagacagaaaacaaagttggtGTTCACATAAAAACAGTCGAATCTACAAATGAAAGGCACCCACACAGGACTCATCCAGCTGCTAAACAATGTGTGTCtccaaaatcaaaaactgacagTGATGTAGCAGCGCCATCACCCAATGGCGTGCTCTCACACAGTGAGAAAAAACAAGAGTTTTATAACCCCATCGTTGCACAGAAGACTGACCTATGTCAGGGACCAAACCAAGAACACTGTCAGACTCCGTATGAACCATCACTGGTGGACATCCGTATTGAAAGCAAGGCAAGCCAAGCTCCCATTATCAGTGCGGATCTAATGGAAGACTTTGAAGGCTCAGATCTGTACGATAGTGATGACATTGAAAGTGCCGGTGAAGACTCCGCACAGCTGGATGCCCAT GAAAGAGCAAATCTGTTGGACTCCTTCTTCGAAAGCGACAGTGATGACTCGTGTGGAGACAGCGACGACACGGACCACAGTCACCCCGGAGAGGACGCCTTCCTGAGATTGCTAGGTGAGAGAG GCAACAGGAGACAAGTGCTGAGGTATTCAGAGAGCAACAGGGTGTCCATCCTGGATTTCAAAATCCAAGAACTCTACACCAGATACGACGACAAGGAACGTGAAGCCATGGCTTGCTTTGATTTCCTGGAGGAGCTGGTGGATGAGCTCGACGTAGACACCATTGAGTCAAAT GATAACCCCGTGATGGACACCAACCAAAACAGCCAAACAGACATCATACCTGGTGGCGGCGTCAAGCTGGAATCGGACACTGACGATGAGGGCATGCAACGTGAAAGACACTCGGAAGGAAGCTCATCTCCAGAGCGGCTGTCGTTGAGTGACTCGCTATATGATAGTTACTCATCTTCTGGTCACAGTCTCTCAAGTATTCACTAG